In Anoplopoma fimbria isolate UVic2021 breed Golden Eagle Sablefish chromosome 12, Afim_UVic_2022, whole genome shotgun sequence, one DNA window encodes the following:
- the LOC129100346 gene encoding ankyrin repeat domain-containing protein SOWAHB — translation MGDVSEESLLDYFYSTGGSSGRVKNADILKKFKPFIGHSDLQLRAKYREEFKLIIDRIAVVKSENGEKYLVLKKKYRQMLHERDSKHQWTDGDGQRHSNPGRAPATVQWDATEASTSSQQDEPMSCGEPDSAAEDQQRGTALTQHALMQLPAIPTQEPPAQSNRDDELDKDSGSKSESEQDEESTGSMGSAAVALDPIEKEWIYSAAGARVPNLSHLLRQDPSLANKKDFTSFTALHWAAKHGNQDMAALVANAGADVNTKSVSGYTPLHIAALHGHRHILDLLIVTYGAKENLRDYSGHFACHYLNIKEPEGPEEDCDLQFQVTQARERNRNRKLASLFHSKKKWGSAEELAPIEEERTASHQLAVPPFRPRKFSR, via the exons ATGGGTGATGTGAGTGAAGAGTCGCTGCTGGATTATTTCTACTCCACCGGAGGCAGCTCAGGCAGAGTCAAAAATGCAGATATACTGAAGAAATTTAAGCCCTTTATTGGCCACAGTGACTTGCAATTGCGTG CTAAATACAGAGAGGAATTCAAGCTGATCATTGACCGAATCGCTGTGGTGAAGTCAGAGAAT GGTGAGAAGTATCTGGTCCTAAAGAAGAAATATAGGCAAATGCTGCATGAACGAGATAGCAAACATCAGTGGACGGACGGGGACGGACAGAGACATTCGAACCCAGGCAGAGCTCCGGCCACTGTACAATGGGACGCGACGGAGGCCTCGACTTCTTCTCAACAGGATGAGCCGATGTCATGCGGAGAGCCTGACAGTGCTGCAGAG GACCAGCAGAGAGGAACGGCCCTCACGCAGCACGCTCTGATGCAACTTCCTGCAATCCCAACCCAGGAACCTCCGGCACAAAGCAACAGGGACGATGAGCTGGACAAAGATTCGGGGTCAAAG TCTGAGTCCGAGCAAGACGAGGAGTCTACGGGCAGTATGGGCTCCGCTGCTGTCGCT CTGGATCCTATAGAGAAGGAGTGGATCTACTCCGCTGCAGGTGCTCGAGTCCCTAACCTCTCTCATCTGCTCAGACAGGACCCCTCGCTGGCAAACAAGAAG GACTTTACCTCA TTT ACAGCTCTGCACTGGGCTGCCAAACATGGCAACCAGGACATGGCCGCTCTGGTGGCTAATGCGGGTGCTGATGTCAACACCAAATCAGTGagt GGATACACACCTTTACACATCGCAGCGTTACATGGTCATCGGCATATTCTAGACCTGCTCATTGTGACATATG gGGCCAAAGAAAACTTAAGGGACTACAGCGGCCACTTTGCCTGCCATTATCTGAACATCAAAGAACCAGAGGGTCCAGAGGAAGACTGCGACCTGC AGTTTCAAGTCACTCAGGCCAGAGAACGGAACAGGAACAGAAAGTTGGCATCGTTGTTTCACTCCAAGAAAAAGTGGGGCTCGGCAGAGGAGCTGGCTCcgatagaggaggagaggacggcGTCACATCAGCTCGCCGTTCCTCCATTCAGACCCAGAAAATTCTCCCGCTGA
- the irx7 gene encoding LOW QUALITY PROTEIN: iroquois homeobox 7 (The sequence of the model RefSeq protein was modified relative to this genomic sequence to represent the inferred CDS: inserted 2 bases in 1 codon) has translation MPASQTGIGSFFLERNLSMPTGYQVPLLGCPPSVQQQQQQQQQQQQQAQHLAAMAAGIPITYSGLQGYNFLHYPHHRHITHTNNGFDLKVSSPYHHALLARGGXFYPPYRPGAAEDPSSRVAKVATRESTGALKAWLNEHLKNPYPTKGEKIMLAIITKMSLTQVSTWFANARRRLKKENRVSWACKGKSDEEDDEQEGESDDADSTVQNCHLLDEDEPPGDPAHTDEHEDSSALDSSDCVDARLEMPKQPSSEQEENKLALVKKVEKSDSDHTLSALESKENIVSQKPKIWSLAETATSETVKKPLENIYHPAGRLWAEWASRNGLFVPSCYTTHEIV, from the exons ATGCCCGCATCGCAAACTGGAATTGGCAGCTTTTTCTTGGAGCGGAACCTCAGCATGCCTACTGGATACCAGGTCCCTCTGCTGGGATGTCCGCCgagtgtgcagcagcagcagcagcagcagcagcagcaacagcaacaggcTCAGCATCTGGCAGCAATGGCAGCTGGAATCCCAATAACGTACTCTGGACTACAGGGATACAACTTCCTCCACTATCCACACCACAGGCACATCACACACACG AACAACGGTTTCGACTTGAAGGTATCTTCTCCCTACCATCACGCGCTACTGGCTCGTGGGGG TTTCTACCCGCCGTACCGCCCCGGAGCAGCCGAAGACCCCAGCAGCAGGGTCGCCAAAGTGGCCACCCGAGAGAGCACCGGCGCGCTGAAGGCCTGGCTCAACGAGCACCTGAAGAACCCGTATCCGACCAAGGGCGAGAAGATCATGCTCGCCATCATCACTAAAATGAGCCTCACGCAGGTCTCCACCTGGTTCGCCAACGCCAGGCGACGCCTTAAGAAGGAGAACAGGGTCAGCTGGGCGTGCAAGGGGAAATCAGACGAGGAGGATGAcgagcaggagggagagagcgaCGATGCCGACAGCACCGTGCAGAACTGTCACCTCCTGGACGAGGACGAGCCTCCAGGTGACCCGGCACACACGGACGAGCACGAAGACAGCAGCGCTTTGGACAGCTCGGATTGCGTGGACGCGCGGTTGGAGATGCCCAAGCAGCCGAGCAGCGAGCAGGAAGAGAACAAACTTGCACTTGTTAAGAAAGTTGAGAAGAGTGACTCCGATCACACGCTTTCTGCTTTGGAGAGTAAAGAGAACATAGTCAGTCAGAAACCCAAAATCTGGTCTTTGGCCGAGACCGCTACGTCAGAGACTGTTAAGAAACCTCTGGAGAATATTTACCACCCGGCAGGGAGACTGTGGGCCGAGTGGGCTTCAAGGAACGGCCTGTTCGTCCCGTCGTGTTACACCACTCATGAGATTGTATAA